One Spiroplasma endosymbiont of Nebria brevicollis DNA window includes the following coding sequences:
- a CDS encoding APC family permease — MNGAAYIYVRSSFGRFWGWMVAFMQYISLPFVITLQILMLIRGTFSPEFASEAWSWYSIHWGAFSDLYLDLLGVLLIYLLASSTFFWGIKVYKKVTNISGIVKWFTAGFLVVAGISLALSQGSTNWHYWVNNSTLNFNGFMNSFISCFFFFAGFELFATAGKNINNPEKNIGKRITLIVLICTIFYIVISVIFFAVYSQFQQNMNMGSWLSFNNKIILYGGPIIMIISGLALKINLGMQNSLYGGTVLQPLSKEGYISDKLFILNKDGLPMKAILLNLWITVIMIFCWLIIPDLIKGFWLTNHPGKTYHSALDVSSLTSASSVITTFIYMMVVLTTLKLTFIRKLKLKVWELLLFIMVFFFLGLILFWHYYSLIRDTVAQLRTNPDDTSPLVGMIVEFVFIIATITFALLWYKFYYLPKYEKRLVNKPHIQERLNQDFVLNIEHLVTFNQE; from the coding sequence ATGAATGGTGCAGCATATATTTATGTTCGCAGTAGTTTTGGACGGTTTTGAGGCTGAATGGTAGCCTTTATGCAATATATATCATTACCATTCGTTATTACCTTACAAATCTTAATGTTAATTCGTGGTACCTTTTCTCCTGAATTTGCTAGTGAAGCATGATCATGATATAGTATTCATTGAGGTGCCTTTAGTGACTTATACTTAGATTTATTAGGAGTCTTATTAATCTATTTATTAGCATCTTCTACTTTTTTTTGAGGGATTAAGGTATATAAAAAAGTAACTAATATTTCAGGAATTGTAAAATGATTTACTGCTGGTTTTTTAGTAGTTGCTGGAATTAGTTTGGCTCTTAGTCAAGGTAGTACTAATTGACATTACTGAGTAAATAATAGTACTTTAAACTTTAATGGATTTATGAATTCCTTTATTTCATGTTTCTTTTTCTTTGCTGGCTTTGAATTATTTGCCACAGCAGGTAAAAATATTAATAATCCTGAAAAGAATATTGGCAAAAGGATTACGTTAATTGTGCTCATTTGTACTATTTTTTATATTGTTATTTCTGTTATTTTCTTTGCAGTTTACAGCCAATTCCAACAAAATATGAATATGGGTTCATGATTATCATTTAATAATAAAATCATTTTATATGGTGGACCTATTATCATGATTATTAGTGGTTTAGCATTAAAGATTAATTTAGGAATGCAAAATTCTTTATATGGAGGTACAGTCTTACAACCATTATCAAAAGAGGGATATATTTCTGATAAACTATTTATTTTAAATAAAGATGGATTACCAATGAAAGCAATTTTATTAAATTTATGGATCACTGTAATTATGATTTTTTGTTGACTAATAATTCCTGATTTAATTAAAGGATTTTGATTAACGAACCACCCTGGTAAAACTTATCATTCAGCGCTTGATGTTTCATCATTAACTAGTGCTTCTAGTGTCATTACAACTTTTATTTATATGATGGTGGTTTTAACTACTTTAAAATTAACCTTTATTAGAAAGTTAAAATTAAAAGTTTGGGAATTGCTGTTATTTATTATGGTTTTCTTTTTCTTAGGTTTAATTTTATTTTGACATTATTATAGTTTAATTCGTGATACAGTTGCACAATTAAGAACCAATCCTGATGATACAAGTCCGTTAGTAGGAATGATTGTTGAGTTTGTCTTTATTATTGCTACTATAACTTTTGCTTTATTGTGATACAAGTTTTACTATTTACCAAAATATGAAAAACGTTTAGTTAATAAACCACATATTCAAGAGCGTTTAAACCAAGACTTTGTGCTTAATATCGAACATTTAGTAACCTTTAACCAAGAATAA
- the greA gene encoding transcription elongation factor GreA produces MSEINKNKQIIVTEQGLEKIKAELKKIVEVERESIKERLKAARADGDLSENADYTSAREEQAKNEARIQELEAIINNAVILEDQHNRKNTNVKAVRVGSWVNFVKVKDGNPIEETQQKFKIVGSIESNPFEGWISNECPLASSIMNATAGEIVDVKGIKESYKVKILKVENQG; encoded by the coding sequence ATGAGTGAAATAAACAAAAATAAACAAATCATTGTTACTGAACAAGGATTAGAAAAAATTAAAGCCGAACTAAAAAAGATTGTTGAAGTAGAACGTGAATCAATTAAGGAACGTCTAAAAGCAGCCAGAGCCGATGGTGACTTATCTGAAAATGCTGATTATACTAGTGCTCGTGAAGAACAAGCTAAAAATGAAGCAAGAATCCAAGAATTAGAAGCTATTATTAATAATGCTGTTATTCTTGAAGATCAACATAACCGTAAAAACACTAACGTAAAAGCTGTTCGTGTTGGTAGTTGAGTAAATTTTGTTAAAGTTAAAGATGGTAATCCCATTGAAGAAACGCAACAAAAGTTTAAAATCGTTGGAAGTATCGAAAGTAATCCATTTGAAGGTTGAATTTCTAATGAGTGTCCATTAGCAAGTTCAATTATGAATGCTACAGCAGGAGAAATTGTTGATGTTAAAGGCATTAAAGAGTCTTATAAAGTAAAAATTTTAAAAGTAGAAAACCAAGGTTAA
- a CDS encoding SGNH/GDSL hydrolase family protein: MRCLLNVFLIFNILSSTTSVGTTFVCTYVHNTKKVITPNLYVLGDSLSDDGSMANILTHDSYKFDNVNFQTPFYHNSCTDGNVAAQVAVESLGTTLIPAWDNRNHVVGNNYAVDGAQAGENNTLQYRFFLNHYSLANQTDYLLKQHKLKKTDDILIVIGGDDLIYAVEKKSKLEQDLVISNAITNEINSIETLINNGGQNFIIANPPDISKIPRFLNTSQAQTAAEISSRFNFSWKIAMHALGNIYHKTNIYPYDLYEKFNTLLTKAKSIGKNTTQASIKWNTLNLLLNEQPKYINNISAKTIDNDFFFDDVHPNKWAHKHVGMDLAHIFKEINLKD; the protein is encoded by the coding sequence ATGAGATGTTTATTAAATGTTTTTTTAATATTTAATATTTTAAGTAGTACTACTTCAGTAGGAACTACTTTTGTTTGTACGTATGTACATAATACTAAAAAAGTAATAACTCCAAATCTGTATGTATTAGGAGATAGTTTATCAGATGATGGTTCAATGGCCAATATTCTTACTCATGATTCTTACAAGTTTGATAACGTTAACTTTCAAACACCTTTTTATCATAATTCTTGTACTGATGGTAATGTTGCTGCACAAGTTGCTGTGGAAAGTTTAGGCACCACTTTAATTCCTGCTTGGGATAATAGAAATCATGTAGTTGGCAATAATTATGCTGTAGATGGTGCACAAGCAGGAGAAAACAATACTTTACAATATCGATTTTTTCTAAATCATTATTCTTTAGCAAACCAAACTGATTATTTATTAAAGCAACATAAACTTAAAAAAACTGATGATATTTTAATAGTTATTGGTGGAGATGATTTAATATATGCTGTAGAAAAAAAATCTAAATTAGAACAAGATTTGGTTATTAGCAATGCTATTACTAATGAAATCAATTCAATTGAAACTTTAATTAACAATGGAGGGCAAAATTTTATTATTGCTAATCCCCCAGATATTAGTAAAATTCCAAGATTTTTGAATACTTCACAAGCACAAACAGCTGCAGAAATATCATCTCGTTTTAATTTTTCATGAAAAATAGCTATGCATGCCTTAGGTAACATTTATCATAAAACTAATATTTATCCTTATGATTTATATGAAAAATTTAACACTTTGTTAACTAAAGCAAAAAGTATTGGTAAAAATACTACTCAGGCTTCAATTAAATGAAATACTTTAAACTTATTATTAAATGAACAACCAAAATATATCAATAATATTTCAGCAAAAACAATTGATAATGACTTTTTCTTTGATGATGTTCATCCTAATAAATGAGCTCATAAACATGTAGGAATGGATTTAGCGCATATATTTAAAGAAATCAATTTAAAAGATTAG
- the typA gene encoding translational GTPase TypA — MSEQKKLAADQKIINIAVIAHVDVGKSTLVDVLLKQSGIFRQNQVVVEQVMDSNEQERRRGITIYAKNCSIMHGDVKINIVDTPGHADFSSEVERIMKTVDCVILLVDSVEGPMPQTRFVLQKALEHNLNPILMINKIDKKDQRIDEVKDEVLNLFMELNANDTQLDFPTLYGITKQGICQYELDKPSDNLEPLFETIIKHAKVSTLVKIDKPLQMQISSLDYDSFIGRIGIGRIFQGTISENQEIVVVDDYDLKRKARVKYLFVYQGLKRVAVKTAIAGDIVCVAGIENITIGNTICDKDNVNPMDPITIQAPTMSMNFLVNNSPFCGTEGKLVTSNKIKERLTRELETNVGLKVEQLVGSNADGFKVFGRGELHLSVLIENMRQEGFELGISKPEVVFKKDGKGHTTEPVEETTLNHPTEYSSTIIDNLNRRKGIMTNMDSDNVRDKIVFHIPTRGLIGFGRQYINITRGTGVMVRSFLAYEPLKGEIGHSRNGVLVSMVTGTTLPYALNSLEERGTLFVKPQTKVYEGMIIGLSSRDKDLDVNPCKAKQLTNTRSSGNDEAVRLTPPMLFSLEEALEFVDNDELVEVTPENIRMRKRFLTENERKQNRNRK; from the coding sequence ATGTCTGAACAAAAAAAACTAGCTGCTGACCAAAAAATTATTAATATTGCTGTGATTGCTCACGTTGACGTTGGTAAGTCAACATTAGTTGATGTCCTACTAAAACAATCAGGAATCTTTCGCCAAAACCAAGTTGTTGTCGAACAAGTTATGGATAGTAATGAACAAGAACGAAGACGTGGAATTACTATTTATGCCAAAAACTGTTCTATTATGCACGGTGATGTTAAAATAAATATTGTTGATACACCAGGCCATGCTGACTTCTCATCCGAAGTTGAAAGAATTATGAAAACAGTTGACTGTGTAATTTTGCTAGTTGATAGTGTTGAAGGTCCAATGCCACAAACACGTTTTGTTTTACAAAAAGCCTTAGAGCATAATTTAAATCCCATTTTAATGATTAATAAAATTGATAAAAAAGACCAAAGAATCGATGAAGTTAAAGATGAAGTTTTAAACTTATTCATGGAACTAAATGCTAACGATACACAATTAGACTTTCCAACACTGTATGGAATTACAAAACAAGGGATTTGTCAGTACGAATTAGATAAACCAAGTGATAACTTAGAACCATTATTTGAAACAATTATTAAACACGCTAAAGTTTCTACGCTCGTGAAAATTGATAAACCACTACAAATGCAAATTAGTTCATTAGACTATGATAGTTTTATTGGTCGTATCGGAATTGGTCGTATTTTCCAAGGTACGATTTCTGAAAACCAAGAAATTGTTGTTGTTGATGATTATGATTTAAAACGTAAAGCACGCGTTAAATACTTATTTGTTTACCAAGGTTTAAAACGTGTAGCAGTTAAAACTGCTATCGCTGGTGATATTGTATGTGTAGCTGGAATTGAAAATATTACCATTGGTAATACGATTTGTGATAAAGATAACGTTAACCCCATGGATCCCATTACTATTCAAGCACCAACGATGTCAATGAACTTCTTAGTCAATAATTCACCATTCTGTGGTACGGAAGGAAAACTAGTTACAAGTAATAAAATCAAAGAACGTTTAACTCGTGAATTAGAAACTAACGTGGGACTAAAAGTTGAACAACTTGTTGGCAGCAATGCTGATGGTTTCAAAGTCTTTGGTCGTGGTGAATTACATTTATCAGTATTAATTGAAAACATGCGTCAAGAAGGTTTCGAATTAGGAATTTCGAAACCAGAAGTTGTTTTTAAAAAAGATGGAAAAGGTCACACTACTGAACCAGTTGAAGAAACTACTCTAAACCACCCTACTGAATATAGTAGTACTATTATTGATAATCTAAATCGTCGTAAAGGTATTATGACTAATATGGACTCTGATAATGTTCGTGATAAAATTGTTTTCCATATTCCAACTAGAGGTTTAATTGGATTTGGTCGTCAATATATTAACATTACCCGTGGCACTGGTGTGATGGTTCGTAGTTTCCTAGCCTATGAGCCATTAAAAGGTGAAATCGGACATAGTCGTAATGGTGTATTAGTAAGTATGGTTACAGGGACCACTTTACCTTACGCTTTAAATTCTTTAGAAGAACGTGGAACGCTATTTGTAAAGCCACAAACTAAAGTGTATGAAGGTATGATTATTGGTTTAAGTAGTCGTGATAAAGATTTAGATGTTAACCCATGTAAAGCAAAACAATTAACTAATACTAGAAGTTCAGGTAATGATGAAGCAGTTCGTTTAACACCACCAATGCTATTTAGTTTAGAAGAAGCTTTAGAATTTGTTGATAATGATGAACTTGTGGAAGTAACGCCAGAAAACATTCGTATGCGTAAGCGTTTCTTAACCGAAAATGAACGTAAACAAAATAGAAATCGTAAGTAA
- a CDS encoding DEAD/DEAH box helicase: protein MSFTELNLKQELTAAIAKWGYTTPTAIQKKTIPVSLQNKDIIGKSHTGTGKTAAFVLPILHNLDIKLYRNQAIIVCPTRELAIQVAKQVKKYAYFLDGVNVALLCGGANIRNQLYDLRTSNIVVGTPGRITDHINRGSLRLNTIKTIVLDEADEMLKMGFKKDIDFLFENSPTDIQTVLFSATMSKPVLKIADDYQNNPVSISVEDETSKLQQENISQFYFDCRNTNKETALVALYQNIKPELSIVFSNTKAFTTRIAKVLSDNGIQSAVINGDKSQRERLDAMRQFKNGTVKVLIATDVVARGIDVNGIDYIFNYDIPREHEYYTHRIGRTARAGAKGTAITLVSNRAQYNELQDIQYYQKHDIKLFDSVDWELPKNIVLAPATTQRPSFLSRDRGDRGRNDFSRNNNGNSNWRKKDRY, encoded by the coding sequence ATGAGTTTTACAGAACTAAACTTAAAACAAGAACTAACAGCAGCCATTGCTAAATGAGGATATACAACTCCAACTGCAATTCAAAAGAAAACAATTCCTGTTTCTTTACAAAATAAAGATATCATTGGAAAAAGTCACACTGGAACTGGAAAAACTGCTGCTTTTGTTTTACCAATCTTACATAATTTAGATATTAAATTATACCGTAACCAAGCAATCATTGTTTGTCCAACAAGAGAACTTGCAATTCAAGTTGCTAAACAAGTAAAGAAATATGCCTACTTTTTAGATGGTGTAAATGTCGCTTTACTATGTGGAGGAGCTAACATCAGAAATCAATTATATGATTTAAGAACAAGTAATATTGTTGTGGGAACACCAGGCCGTATTACTGACCATATTAACCGTGGAAGTCTACGTTTAAACACTATCAAAACCATTGTTTTAGATGAAGCTGACGAAATGTTAAAAATGGGATTCAAAAAAGATATTGATTTTTTATTTGAAAACTCACCAACTGATATTCAAACTGTGCTTTTCTCAGCTACTATGTCAAAACCAGTTTTAAAAATTGCTGATGACTACCAAAATAATCCAGTAAGTATCAGTGTTGAAGATGAAACATCAAAACTACAACAAGAAAACATTAGCCAATTCTACTTTGACTGTCGTAATACAAATAAAGAAACCGCTTTAGTTGCTTTATACCAAAATATAAAACCAGAGTTAAGCATTGTCTTTTCAAATACTAAAGCATTCACTACAAGAATCGCTAAAGTACTTTCTGATAATGGTATCCAATCTGCAGTTATTAATGGTGATAAGAGTCAAAGAGAACGTTTGGATGCAATGCGTCAATTCAAGAATGGAACTGTTAAAGTCTTAATTGCTACTGACGTTGTTGCTCGTGGAATTGATGTTAACGGAATTGATTACATATTTAACTATGATATCCCTCGTGAACATGAATATTATACACACCGTATTGGACGTACTGCCCGTGCTGGAGCTAAAGGAACTGCTATTACATTAGTGAGCAACAGAGCTCAATACAATGAACTTCAAGATATTCAATACTACCAAAAACATGATATTAAATTATTTGATAGTGTTGATTGAGAATTACCAAAAAACATTGTTTTAGCACCTGCTACTACGCAAAGACCAAGTTTCTTATCACGTGATAGAGGAGACAGAGGAAGAAATGATTTCTCACGTAATAACAATGGTAACTCTAATTGAAGAAAAAAAGATCGTTACTAA
- a CDS encoding sugar phosphate nucleotidyltransferase, which yields MKVAIIFAAGSGTRLHPLTHEIHKSLIKFNGVPLIEHTINNLLQVPELTKIIIITGYLASDFNYLTVKYSNLTLVHNNHYSDYDSGYALKLVAKYFDGNSDIFIISGDMVSTTNHFNYEFATNVMVGVTRDSNDRKDDWTYELSDDGNIVDIIKSNDTNSFLAGEWSYVNKLWAKKLGQDLNSSEQVLMLKTIMVGKYLINNSIKHHIELKPYVLDFNSHWDIDNIKDLERTNKYFK from the coding sequence ATGAAAGTTGCTATTATTTTTGCTGCGGGAAGTGGTACAAGATTACACCCATTAACCCATGAGATTCATAAATCATTGATTAAATTTAATGGTGTACCATTAATTGAGCATACGATTAATAATTTATTGCAAGTACCAGAGTTGACAAAAATTATTATAATTACTGGCTACTTAGCAAGTGACTTTAATTATCTAACTGTTAAATATTCAAACTTAACTTTAGTTCATAATAATCATTATTCAGATTATGATAGTGGCTATGCTTTGAAATTAGTAGCAAAGTATTTTGATGGCAATAGCGATATTTTTATTATTTCTGGTGATATGGTTAGTACGACTAATCATTTTAATTATGAATTTGCTACTAATGTGATGGTTGGCGTTACTCGTGATAGTAATGATAGAAAAGATGATTGAACTTATGAATTAAGTGATGATGGTAATATTGTTGATATTATTAAGTCTAATGATACTAATAGTTTTTTAGCAGGTGAATGATCATATGTTAATAAATTATGAGCAAAAAAACTTGGTCAAGATTTAAATAGTTCTGAACAAGTTTTAATGTTAAAAACGATAATGGTTGGTAAGTATTTAATTAATAATAGTATTAAACATCATATTGAATTAAAACCTTATGTGTTAGATTTTAACAGTCATTGGGATATTGATAATATTAAGGATTTAGAGCGTACTAATAAGTATTTTAAATAG
- the leuS gene encoding leucine--tRNA ligase, with amino-acid sequence MDYNHQKIEKKWQKYWLQNQTFKTYLDDTSKPKAYLLDMFPYPSGSGLHVGHPKGYCATDVVARVKMMNGYNVLHPIGWDAFGLPAEQYALNTGNDPKTFTLQNINNFRKQLQSIGLSFDYNKEVNTTDPQYYRWTQWIFIKLYEKGLAQLKDVEVNFCPELGTVLANEEILNVDGKMVSERGNFPVIKKPMRQWVFKITKYAEQLLQGLDNLDWPHSVKELQKNWIGKSVGTLVDFQIENTKDKITVFTSRVDTIFGVSFLVIAPEHPLVHNLTTSEYSNEVTKYCRNAQSKTDLMRQSEDTSKTGVFTGSYVIHPLTKIKIPVWVGDYVLNHYGSGAIMGVPAHDARDSLFAQTKKLPITFIMKTNDTTHPFMGTSEYINSDFINGKNGTEATKLIVDKLIKLKQGKVHTAYKLRDWLFSRQRYWGEPFPIIHWADGTISTVSEQELPVLLPKMSNIKPSSDGNAPLSKAIKSWLHVTRVDGVTGTREVNTMPQWAGSCWYYLAYIMKNDDGTYADFDSNVAKNRFKHWLPVDLYIGGQEHAVLHLMYARFWHLVLYDLGLVPTSEPFLKLVNQGMILGENNEKMSKSRGNVVNPDDIINEYGADTLRLYEMFMGSLTASLPWLASGLVGSHKFLTRVYRLFTDSEYQSKISLTNDMTLDTIYHQTVKKVTCDINDLSFNTAIAQLMIFINACYKASSIYQEYLFNFLKLLNPFAPHLSEELWELTGNKASINHSKFPTYNEKFLIAKTVTIAIQINGKTKHTCQLAADLSQVDVVKIVTNNEKIKPWLNDKTIIKTIFVMNKIINFVIK; translated from the coding sequence ATGGATTATAATCATCAAAAAATAGAAAAAAAATGACAAAAATATTGGTTACAAAATCAAACTTTCAAAACATATCTTGATGATACTAGTAAACCAAAAGCCTATCTACTTGATATGTTTCCTTATCCTTCTGGTTCTGGGTTACATGTTGGCCACCCCAAAGGATATTGTGCCACTGATGTGGTAGCACGAGTTAAAATGATGAATGGTTACAATGTATTACATCCCATTGGATGAGATGCTTTTGGACTACCTGCTGAACAATATGCTTTAAACACTGGTAATGATCCCAAAACTTTTACTTTACAAAATATTAATAATTTCCGTAAACAATTACAAAGTATTGGTTTAAGTTTTGATTATAATAAAGAAGTAAATACAACTGACCCCCAATATTACCGTTGAACACAATGAATTTTTATTAAACTTTATGAAAAGGGTCTTGCCCAATTAAAAGATGTAGAAGTTAACTTCTGTCCAGAATTAGGAACAGTATTAGCTAATGAAGAAATATTAAATGTTGATGGTAAAATGGTTTCAGAACGCGGTAATTTTCCTGTTATTAAAAAACCCATGCGACAATGAGTTTTTAAAATTACTAAATATGCTGAGCAATTATTACAAGGTTTAGACAACCTTGATTGACCACATAGTGTCAAAGAACTACAAAAGAATTGAATTGGCAAAAGCGTTGGAACCCTAGTTGATTTTCAAATAGAAAATACTAAAGATAAAATTACGGTGTTTACATCACGTGTTGACACTATTTTTGGTGTTTCATTTTTAGTAATTGCTCCTGAGCATCCATTAGTTCATAATTTAACTACAAGTGAATACAGTAACGAAGTTACTAAGTATTGTCGAAATGCCCAAAGTAAAACTGATTTAATGCGTCAGAGTGAAGATACTTCAAAAACAGGCGTCTTTACGGGTAGTTATGTTATTCACCCCTTAACAAAAATTAAAATCCCAGTATGGGTAGGAGATTACGTTTTAAACCACTATGGCTCTGGTGCCATTATGGGGGTTCCTGCTCATGATGCTCGTGATTCTTTATTTGCGCAAACTAAAAAATTACCTATTACATTTATTATGAAAACTAATGATACAACCCATCCTTTTATGGGTACTAGTGAATATATTAATTCTGATTTTATTAATGGTAAAAATGGCACGGAAGCTACTAAATTAATTGTGGATAAATTAATAAAATTAAAACAAGGTAAAGTCCATACTGCTTATAAACTACGTGATTGATTATTTTCTCGTCAACGTTATTGAGGTGAACCATTTCCTATTATTCACTGAGCAGATGGGACTATTAGTACTGTTTCAGAACAAGAGTTACCAGTATTATTACCAAAAATGTCCAATATTAAGCCATCAAGTGACGGTAATGCTCCGTTAAGTAAGGCAATTAAATCATGATTACATGTGACAAGAGTTGATGGTGTTACAGGCACGAGAGAAGTTAACACGATGCCTCAATGAGCAGGTAGTTGCTGATATTATTTAGCTTATATAATGAAAAATGATGATGGTACTTACGCTGATTTTGATAGTAATGTTGCTAAGAACAGATTTAAACATTGATTACCAGTTGATTTATATATTGGTGGCCAAGAGCATGCTGTTTTACATTTAATGTATGCTCGCTTTTGACATTTAGTATTATATGATTTAGGATTAGTACCGACTTCAGAACCGTTTTTAAAGTTAGTAAATCAAGGTATGATTCTTGGTGAAAACAATGAAAAAATGTCTAAGTCACGGGGTAATGTCGTTAATCCAGATGATATTATTAATGAATATGGTGCTGATACATTACGTCTTTATGAAATGTTTATGGGTTCTTTAACAGCATCATTACCATGATTAGCTAGTGGTCTTGTTGGTAGTCATAAGTTTTTAACCCGTGTTTATCGTTTATTCACTGACAGTGAATATCAAAGTAAAATTAGTCTGACTAATGATATGACATTAGATACTATTTATCATCAAACTGTGAAAAAGGTGACTTGTGATATTAATGATTTAAGTTTTAATACCGCTATTGCCCAATTAATGATTTTTATTAATGCTTGTTACAAAGCAAGTAGTATTTATCAAGAATATCTATTTAATTTCTTAAAATTATTAAATCCATTTGCTCCACATTTAAGCGAAGAATTATGAGAACTTACAGGTAATAAAGCAAGCATTAATCATAGTAAGTTTCCTACATATAATGAAAAGTTTTTAATTGCTAAAACAGTTACTATTGCTATTCAAATTAATGGTAAAACTAAACATACTTGTCAATTAGCAGCTGATTTATCACAAGTAGATGTTGTAAAAATTGTTACTAATAATGAGAAAATTAAACCATGATTAAACGACAAAACTATAATTAAAACCATTTTTGTTATGAATAAAATTATTAATTTTGTTATAAAATAA